The Paraburkholderia hospita DNA segment ACGAACCCCTCAGACCAGCGACCTGCAAGTCACACAACCGCTTCCCCGCCGCGAGGCGAACCTCACCCCATTCGCCCTTGAGTTCGTGAGTCCAGTCGCCATCGCGAATATTCGCCGACACTTCCTTATGCCGACGCCACCACCACGCAAGTGCCGCAAGCACGAGTGCGGCAAACAGGATCGCAGCACCCACAGCCACGCCAAGCCCAAAATGCGCAGAGAGCGCATGAAACGCCTGCACGCAGCCATAAATCAACGCAATCAGAGCCAACAGCGCAACGACGATAGGCATGGCAACGTGTCCTGCAATGGCGGCGCGATATCTAAAACGCAAGCAACAAAACAGCAATCAGATGCCGCGCAGCGTAAAAGGAAAATATCGACCGACGCCCGCTCAGGGCTACTTATGCGTCGCGGTCCACTGCTTCAGAGCCTGCATCGTGTTCTCGACATGCTTGTCGGGCGAAAGACTCGTGTACTCATAAATGATCTTGCCGTCAGGCGCAATCACATACGACACGCGGTTCGCCATCGACGCATGCATCGGCAACCCCGCGTCATACGCGTTGATGACCTTCGAGTCGGGATCGGCGGCAACGGGGAATTTGCTGCGGCATTCGCTGACCGAGAACTTCGTCAACGTGTCGATGTTGTCGTGCGACACACCAATCACGGTCGCGCCGTACTTCTTGTACTCATCCACAGCTTCCGCGAATTCGTGCGCCTCGATCGTGCAGCCCTTCGTGAAAGCAGCGGGATAGAAGTACAGCACCACCGGGCCCTTCTTCAACGCATCGGCCAGCGCATAGGTGTACGTCTTGCCGCCCAGCGACGCCTGCGTCGTAAAGTCCGGCGCGCTGTCGCCCGGCTTGAGCGTCGCGGAAGCCGTCAACGTATACAGCGACATACCCGCGCACAGCGCAGCCGCCAGCGCGAACGGCACAATCTTTAGCTTCATGTCGAATCCTCGAATCGTAAGCGCACGATGCCCGTGCAACGCCTCGCGACGCTATGCCTTACAACATGAAGCGTCGAGGCTCAACTTGCGCCCCATATTGGACCACGTTTGGCAATTGCGCGTCGTCAGCCGGACAAGATGGACACGACGCGCGAGTCAGTCGCCAATCATCTGGCTATCAGTCGCCCAGATGCGCGCCAAACCACGCAGCCGCCGACAGATTCAGCTCGGCCAGCACGATCGGCGTAAGCGCGCCGAATTCTTCCAGCGACTGCGCGCTCGCCACGGCAGCCGCATCCTGCGCCTCGCCCGCCGCTTCCGCGATGCTCAGCAGCGCGCCCATCTGCCCCGCTCGCTCGACGATCGCATCGCGAATCAGCGGCGAGAGATCGAGCGGATCTAGTGTAGCGTCCGGCGTCGAATCGACGAGCACATGCACAAGCGAGAACACGCCCGTCATGAACGCGGCGTCAGCAAACGCCTCGTCGTTCGGGCGAATCCAGCGCGCCGCCAGCTCCATGAAGCGGGCGCGCGTCCCCGCGAGTTGCACGAGCGGGTCGGAGCGCCACGGCAGATCGCCGCCGCCCGCGTACAGCAGCAGTTGCGCCCAGCGCGCGATCTGCCGCGTGCCCGTCGCGATGATCGCCTCGCGCAGCGACGAGATGTTGCGCCCGAGCCCGAACGCGCTCGAATTGACGAGCCGCAGCAGTTGCATCACGACATTCGGATTGCGCTTCAGCTCATCTTCGAGCTCGACGATGCCCGCTTC contains these protein-coding regions:
- a CDS encoding peroxiredoxin, with amino-acid sequence MKLKIVPFALAAALCAGMSLYTLTASATLKPGDSAPDFTTQASLGGKTYTYALADALKKGPVVLYFYPAAFTKGCTIEAHEFAEAVDEYKKYGATVIGVSHDNIDTLTKFSVSECRSKFPVAADPDSKVINAYDAGLPMHASMANRVSYVIAPDGKIIYEYTSLSPDKHVENTMQALKQWTATHK